CCTGGAAAATGATTTTCGGTATGAGTTCAATAGACCAGTTATACCTCTTTTTGAACCGGCAGAACTGAAAAGGGGACATCCGTTTTTTCATGTTGGCGTGGAGGTCTGGCTGCCAAGGGACCGGGAAACAGGGTCGGGTTTGGCATTGGAAATGTTGTTAGGGGAGGTTTGTGCCAAGCGCCGGCGGTGATTGAAGCTTCCCGCGGCAGATAGCGGATAGCGTGATACTTCGGGCTAAGAGAATGAGTTTCGCCTGGCATGTTCATATCAAGCGGGAAAGGTTGCGGGTAGTTAGCTGAAGAACCGGCCAGGAAAATTGGGATGTCCTTTCAGGAATTGTTGCAGAAATCCCCGAAAAGGTATTCGTCGGTCAATCATCAACCATCTTTTCGCACCACTTTCTTTTTACGGCGTCAATCTGGTCCAGATATGCTTCGGTACGACTTTCCTGTCCGCAATCCTTGCAGACGACTCCGGCATTTGCTCAGCGCCCTTTGATGAAGGCCTGTCCGGAACAGTATATACAGATCAGTTCGATATCGCTTTTCATGAGTCACTCAGGGCAAACAAAAACGGGCCCCTGAAATCAGGGACCCGTGAAATTTCTGGGGTGAGTGATGGGATTTGAACCCACGGCCTCCTGGGCCACAACCAGGTGCTCTAACCAGCTGAGCTACACCCACCATGCGTTGTTTTGCAGCTGGAACTATTTACTAGATCGCTTCTTTTTTGGCAAGAGCTAACTCACACCCTTGTGCAAATGGCCGGCGCAAAGTTTTCAGCCGACTTCCTTGCCGCATTCTTTGCAGATTTTGGCCTGCGCCTTGATGATCTCGGCGCAGAATTCACATTCCTTGCGGTTGTGATTTTTCAGGATCGTAGAGATGGCAATATTGGCTTTCTGGCCGATTTCCGTATGTCGGAACTCATGCCCCCGGATCGGATCGATACAGTCGAGATCGTTCAACTCAGCCAGCAGGTCACAGGCGCGGTTGCGGGCCTCAAGATTGGCTTCTTCATCGATGATCAGGCGGATTACCGGGCTCAGGTTCTTTTCGGCGACACAGCTGGCAAGCTGCGCGACGGCCTCTTTCTCCTTCTGGTAACGTTCGTTTGATTGATCGAGTTCATCGGGATCAATAATAAATCCTGTAAAGGCGACCTTGCTGCCGACCATCATCGGGCCGCCTTTTGTCTCGTTGGGCAGAAGCATGTAGCGGCATGAAGCTGAATGGCCGTAACGCTCTTCGAACTCGTCCCAGCTGCCGTTGAATATCTTGCATTCGTCATTGAGGCAGATGAAGAATATTTCGGTTCCCCAGCCAAGTCCGTCACCAACGTGGTATGGCGGAGTGCGGCAACAGGAGAGTTCTTCTTTGCAGTGCGGGCAGATGTGTTTCTGCCTTGCTATTTCGTAACAGCGTTCGTCCATAAACATGTTGAGTGTGCCTCCGGGTAATGAAACGGGGCGGCAGGGATACTCCCCGGGCCCGAATGTCAGCTGAGCGGTAAGAAGCTGAATTGAGGGTCACAAAGGTAATGCAGATTAGGGAATCGGTCAATGGAGCAGGCAAATATTAATCGGAGTTGTGGTTCTCTTCAGCCGGTTTACTCATCATTACGGGCATGACCACGAACCGGCTCTTTCCGGGGAATATTTTTGTGGATTCCGGGACCACGGAAAAATATTGATGAAATACAACGGCTCACTATGAACTCTCCTCAGGTTGTGGTAGTTATATACCAGAATCATTTAATGTGCTTAGTTTCAGGCTGTAAAACTGTTTGACTTTTGCCGGTCCGGCCATTAAAAAATGCAGTTTTCTCTGTGTCGCACGGTTTTATCGATCCGGCGACAGGTTCAATAACTATCTGGAACAATTAGGAATTATGGAAAAAAATACCAAGTCTCGATATGTTGAAGCCGGCGTCGATATTGATAAAGGCAATGACTTTGTTGAAAGGATTAAACCGCTGGTCAAGGACACCTTCCAGCGAGGGGTGCTGACCGATATCGGCGGGTTCGGCGGGTTGTTTGCCCTTGGCGGGGACCGCTATAAAGATCCGGTGCTGGTCTCATCCACCGATGGGGTTGGCACCAAATTGACAGTTGCCCAGCTTTGCGGCAAACATGATACCATCGGTATTGATCTTGTGGCCATGTGTGTGAATGACGTGATTGTCAGCGGCGCCAGGCCCCTTTTTTTCCTCGATTATTTTGCCATCGGCAAGCTTGATACCGATCTGGCAACCGACGTTGTAAAAGGAATTGCCAAAGGGTGCAAGATCGCCAAATGTTCTCTGATCGGCGGTGAAACAGCCGAAATGCCGGGGCTTTATAAACCAGGAGAGTATGACCTGGCGGGTTTTACGGTCGGCATCGCCGAGCGGGACAATATCATCGATGGTTCGGGAATAAGGGTGGGGCACAAGATAATCGGGCTCGCATCAAGCGGTGTCCACAGCAACGGTTACTCCCTGGTTCGCAAGATATTCTTCGATGAGAAAGGTCTCGGGGTCAACGACCACATCGAAGAACTGGGGTGTACCGTCGGTGAAGAGCTGATCAAGCCCACCCGCATCTATGTCGACCCGCTTCTGAATATTATCAAGAACTTCAAGGTTCACGGGATGGTCCATGTGACCGGCGGCGGTTTTTTCGACAATATTCCCAGGGTTCTCCCCAAAACCTGCAAGGCGGTGATCGAGAGCGGCAGCTGGGCGATTCCCCCGGTATTCAGCTATATGTGTAAAAACGGCAATGTTTCCCCGGAGGAGATGTTCAGGACCTTCAATTGCGGGATCGGGATGGTGCTGGTGGTTGAGGAAGAGCAGGCCGAGGATATCTGTTTTCAACTGGCAGCTCTCGGTGAAACCACCTTTACCATCGGAGAGATTGCAACCCGGGAAGGGGATGGTGACAATCCGGTAGAAATCGATTGTGGGGCCAATTTCGCCTGATCCGCTGCTTCAAATCTAATAAAAAAAGCTCCGGTACTCCCGGAGCTTTTTTTTGTTCTGGTAACGGCAGGTGTTGATTTGCCGGCCGTTCTTCCCGGATTATTCTTTCTCAACCCCGGCCTGGGCGATGATCTTGTCGGCCATATGTCCGGGGACTTCTTCGTAATGTGAGAATTCAATTTTAAACGAGCCGCGGGCGCCGGTAATGGAAGTCAGATCCTGAGCATAGAGCTGTACTTCCGCCATCGGCGCCTGGGCGGTAATCACTTCATGTTTGCCTTCGGAATCCATTCCCATGACCTTGCCGCGCTTGCCGTTCAGGTCGCCGATGACATCGCCGACACAGTCTTTGGGCACCATGATCGTCATGTTCATGACCGGTTCAAGGAGCACCGGCTTTGCCTCCAGAGCGCCTTTTTTGAAAGCAAGTGAGCCGGCAATCTTGAAAGCCATCTCTGAAGAGTCAACCGCATGGTAGGAGCCGTCGACCACGGCCACTTTTACGTTGACCACCGGGTAACCGGCGATGATGCCCTTCTCCATCGCTTCGAGGACACCTTTTTCTACGGCCGGGATATACCCTTTGGGGATGACTCCGCCGACGATCTTGTCTTCAAATTCGAACATCTCTCCGTTTCGTAACGGTTCGATTTCGAGCCAGCAGTCTGCAAACTGGCCATGACCGCCGGTCTGTTTCTTGTGCTTGCCCTGAACCCTTGCCTTGCCTTTGATCGTTTCCTTGTATGGAACTTTGGGGATCTCAAGCTTCATCTCGACCCCGAATTTACGCTTGATCCGGTCCCCAATTACCTCCAGGTGCACCTGGCCGACACCGGAGAGCAGGGTCTGCCTGGTCAGCGGATCTCGGGTGAGGAAGAGCGTGGGATCCTCTTCGAGCATTTTTGTGATCGAGGCAAAAAGTTTCTCCTCATCTTTTTTGTTTTCAGTGGTGACGGAGTAGGAAATGTTGGGAGGGGTCGGGACAAGTTTTTCGAAAAGAATCTTGTGGTCTGCGGCACAAAGCGTGTCGCCAGTGACGGTTTCTTTGAGTTTTGCAACCGCCACAATCATGCCGGGCCCGGCACCGTCGATAGGTTTCTGTTCCTTGCCTTCCATGACCAGAAGCTGGCCGAATTTTTCATACTTGTCCTTGGTGGAATTATGAAAGGAGTCTCCCCTCAAGGTTCCCGAGACCACCTTGAAGATTGTCAAGCGACCCGCGTATGGATCAGCCATGGTCTTGAACACCAGACCTGAAAAAGGTTCGTCCGGAGCTGGTTTGCGCTCGACAATGTCTCCGGTTTCGGGGTTCGTTCCAACCACCGCCGGTCTGTCTGAAGGGGTTGGCAGATAGTCATTGATCAGATCAAGGAGCAGTGAGGCACCAAGGTTCCCGGTTGCGGAACCTGCGGTGATCAGAGAAATTTCACCGGATCTTGCTGCGGCCCGCAGGCCGATCTGCAGTTCCTCGTCGGAGAGTTCGCCTTCTTCGAGAAATTTTTCAATCAGCTCATCATCGGTTTCCGCAACCATCTCCATCAGGCTTTCGCGGTAGATGGCAACCTCGTCGGCCATCCCGGCGGGAATTTCCGCCTTGGTCACTTTGCCGCTGTTCCCATCAAACATGAAAGCCTTCTGTTTCAGAATGTCAACCAGGCCTTTGAAGTTGTTTTCAGCGCCGATGGGGAGGTGGACCACCGCAGTCTTGAAAGGAAGCTCACTTGTTACCTCGGCAACGGTATTCTCGAAATTGGCGCGTTCCCTGTCCATTTTGTTGATAAAGATGATGGTCGGCAGGTTCTGTTCTTTCACGAAGGATGCTATTTTTTCGGTTTGACTTTTGATTCCTGAAGTAGCTTCCACGACGAAAATCGCCGAATCGGCAACCCTGGCTGCGAACATTGATTCATTGAGGAAATTGTCATCCCCGGGGGTGTCGATGATGTAGATTGCGTGTTTGTGCCAGGAGAGCTGGTTGAAGGAGTTGTTGATTGTTGCTTTTCTGGAGATTTCTTCCGGGTCGAAATCCATAACCGAGGATCCGTCATCAACCAGGCCGAGTCTGGTATTCTTGCCGGCGGTGTACAGCATGGCCTCTGCCAGAGATGTTTTGCCGCTTTTGCCGTGACCGAATAACGCAACATTCCGAACCAGGGTGATGTCCTGCATGTATGCCTCCGCTATGTGTGAATTAGATGACTGTTATATCCCGAAAGTAATGTGTTTTCTTAGTCTGATCTCACCTGTGAAAGCCGGGGAATATGCCGCAGGGATTACGCCCGACAAGGAGTTCCAAAGACTACTTTTTACTATCAGGAGCCTGAATCGCAAAGGAAAATTTTCTTTTCCGGGAAAAATTTCCGGGGTTGGCGGCTTGCAAACCGGTGTCGAGTCGTGATCCGGAAAAAGTGGCGATGATTGCTTCTTTCGTGGCCGGTTTACGTCATCGCTGTTGTCAACGGATGGTTAAGCTGATAAGTTTGCTTACGACCTCTTTAGGAACACTTGATCAACAGGCTTCAATGAAAGAACCAGCAAAAGATACCGGGCTGATTGCCCGTTCCGCCGGGAAGGTGAGCGGAGCCGTGATGTGCAGCCGGATTCTCGGGCTGGTCCGTGAACAGGTCTTCGCCTTTCTCTTCGGTGCAGGCTTTGCCTATGACGCTTTTGTGGTCGCCTTCCGGATTCCCAACCTGCTGCGTGATCTTTTCGGGGAGGGCGCTCTTTCTGCGGCATTTGTCACCGTCTTTTCCGATTATGATACGAATCGGGATAAAGAGCAGACCATGCGCCTGGCCGGGAACGTGATCATTTTTTTTCTCATTCTCCTGAGCATCATTACGCTCCTCGGGATCTGGCAGGCGGAAAACATTGTCCGACTGATGGTTGAAGCGGAGTTTGAAAATGTGCCGGGAAAGGTCGAACTCACCAGACTGATGACGATGATCATGTTTCCGTTCCTGATCCTGATTTCGATGTCTTCGGTGTGCATGGGCATTTTGAACAGCCGGGGGTATTTTTTTGTGCCTTCTCTCG
The window above is part of the Pseudomonadota bacterium genome. Proteins encoded here:
- the fusA gene encoding elongation factor G, which translates into the protein MQDITLVRNVALFGHGKSGKTSLAEAMLYTAGKNTRLGLVDDGSSVMDFDPEEISRKATINNSFNQLSWHKHAIYIIDTPGDDNFLNESMFAARVADSAIFVVEATSGIKSQTEKIASFVKEQNLPTIIFINKMDRERANFENTVAEVTSELPFKTAVVHLPIGAENNFKGLVDILKQKAFMFDGNSGKVTKAEIPAGMADEVAIYRESLMEMVAETDDELIEKFLEEGELSDEELQIGLRAAARSGEISLITAGSATGNLGASLLLDLINDYLPTPSDRPAVVGTNPETGDIVERKPAPDEPFSGLVFKTMADPYAGRLTIFKVVSGTLRGDSFHNSTKDKYEKFGQLLVMEGKEQKPIDGAGPGMIVAVAKLKETVTGDTLCAADHKILFEKLVPTPPNISYSVTTENKKDEEKLFASITKMLEEDPTLFLTRDPLTRQTLLSGVGQVHLEVIGDRIKRKFGVEMKLEIPKVPYKETIKGKARVQGKHKKQTGGHGQFADCWLEIEPLRNGEMFEFEDKIVGGVIPKGYIPAVEKGVLEAMEKGIIAGYPVVNVKVAVVDGSYHAVDSSEMAFKIAGSLAFKKGALEAKPVLLEPVMNMTIMVPKDCVGDVIGDLNGKRGKVMGMDSEGKHEVITAQAPMAEVQLYAQDLTSITGARGSFKIEFSHYEEVPGHMADKIIAQAGVEKE
- a CDS encoding zinc ribbon domain-containing protein, with product MDERCYEIARQKHICPHCKEELSCCRTPPYHVGDGLGWGTEIFFICLNDECKIFNGSWDEFEERYGHSASCRYMLLPNETKGGPMMVGSKVAFTGFIIDPDELDQSNERYQKEKEAVAQLASCVAEKNLSPVIRLIIDEEANLEARNRACDLLAELNDLDCIDPIRGHEFRHTEIGQKANIAISTILKNHNRKECEFCAEIIKAQAKICKECGKEVG
- the purM gene encoding phosphoribosylformylglycinamidine cyclo-ligase, with translation MEKNTKSRYVEAGVDIDKGNDFVERIKPLVKDTFQRGVLTDIGGFGGLFALGGDRYKDPVLVSSTDGVGTKLTVAQLCGKHDTIGIDLVAMCVNDVIVSGARPLFFLDYFAIGKLDTDLATDVVKGIAKGCKIAKCSLIGGETAEMPGLYKPGEYDLAGFTVGIAERDNIIDGSGIRVGHKIIGLASSGVHSNGYSLVRKIFFDEKGLGVNDHIEELGCTVGEELIKPTRIYVDPLLNIIKNFKVHGMVHVTGGGFFDNIPRVLPKTCKAVIESGSWAIPPVFSYMCKNGNVSPEEMFRTFNCGIGMVLVVEEEQAEDICFQLAALGETTFTIGEIATREGDGDNPVEIDCGANFA